One genomic segment of Mycoplasmopsis agalactiae PG2 includes these proteins:
- a CDS encoding diadenylate cyclase → MNSELILLIVILCLLTVILLVVSLPNLISLFNAKIKKPRYDKLGKSSQIRLINQLREAVEYLSKNKIGALITIENNDNIENLRTDGVIIDANISSSLLISIFNKYSPLHDGAVIIRDNKILYAATFYKITKKSINNQYGARHRAAMGISELCDATTIVVSEETGFIKLIKNGIFYNVKIEQFQEQLIKYLKD, encoded by the coding sequence ATGAACAGTGAATTAATTTTACTTATTGTAATTTTATGCTTACTAACAGTTATTTTGCTAGTTGTTTCATTGCCTAATCTTATATCGCTTTTTAATGCAAAAATTAAAAAACCGCGTTATGACAAATTAGGCAAAAGCAGTCAAATTCGGCTTATAAATCAGCTTCGTGAGGCAGTTGAGTATTTGTCAAAAAACAAAATAGGTGCCTTAATTACAATTGAAAACAATGACAATATTGAAAATTTAAGAACTGATGGTGTAATAATTGATGCCAATATATCATCTAGCTTACTAATTTCAATATTTAATAAATATTCTCCTTTGCATGATGGTGCAGTAATTATTAGAGATAATAAAATTTTATATGCTGCTACGTTTTATAAAATAACTAAAAAATCAATTAATAATCAATATGGAGCGCGCCACAGAGCGGCAATGGGTATCAGTGAGCTTTGTGATGCTACCACAATAGTAGTTTCTGAAGAAACAGGGTTTATCAAACTTATCAAAAATGGAATTTTTTACAATGTTAAGATTGAACAATTCCAAGAACAATTAATTAAATACTTAAAGGACTAA